One window of Anaerolineales bacterium genomic DNA carries:
- the lexA gene encoding repressor LexA: MMMVRKSKGIGDRHRKILDFIASYQREHKHPPSIREIGENCDISSTSVVNYYLDQLEKEGLLERDRKISRGMRLTGGNNPLGDMLRVPLMGVIQAGEPILVPSESPFTPEDSVEIAMSLMPAREKGKDLFALQVQGDSMIDAMINDGDIVILKSAQDARNGEMVAVWLPERSETTLKYYYKEKDGFRLQPANPAFKPILVKKNEALDIKGKVVMVIRRMERQN; encoded by the coding sequence ATGATGATGGTTCGAAAAAGCAAAGGAATCGGGGATCGCCACAGGAAAATTTTGGATTTTATCGCGTCCTACCAACGCGAGCACAAGCACCCCCCTTCCATCCGTGAGATCGGGGAAAATTGCGATATTTCCTCCACTTCAGTGGTAAATTACTACCTCGACCAGCTCGAAAAGGAAGGTTTGCTCGAACGCGACCGTAAGATTTCGAGAGGGATGAGACTCACTGGCGGTAATAATCCTCTCGGTGATATGCTTCGTGTCCCGCTCATGGGCGTCATTCAGGCTGGTGAACCCATCCTTGTACCATCGGAATCCCCTTTTACACCTGAAGATTCGGTTGAGATCGCCATGTCCCTGATGCCCGCGCGGGAAAAAGGAAAAGACCTCTTTGCCCTGCAGGTTCAAGGTGACTCGATGATCGACGCTATGATCAACGACGGCGACATTGTCATCCTGAAGTCTGCGCAGGACGCCCGCAATGGCGAGATGGTGGCGGTCTGGCTTCCCGAACGCAGTGAGACCACGCTCAAATATTATTACAAGGAGAAGGATGGCTTTCGCCTCCAGCCTGCGAACCCCGCTTTCAAACCAATCCTGGTCAAAAAGAACGAAGCGCTGGACATCAAAGGCAAAGTCGTCATGGTCATCCGCAGGATGGAACGACAAAACTAG
- a CDS encoding VWA domain-containing protein, with product MKKNPLRLILNFILAGFLAMFLTPMAFAQDDLQIRITQVDNSKFPNVTVYVSVTNSAGEPVGVDPTSIQISENGEPMQSVDIRGGGESGEGQADPLTTMLVIDISGSMDKNGKLDAAKDAAKAYVTQMRAGDQAGLITFDTKTYYVQQVTTDNAAMIAAIDGLVTGGDTSMYDALIEAETALAGIEGRKAIIVLADGLDNHSAATPDDVIAAIGPSGLTISTIGFGDPGTSAQAGLDEPAMKFLAEKSGGLYSFANDPQALTALYEQYGRALQSEYALTYGSPSTLRDGVNRDLTVSISSVGVSTEGNYNPGGVLPEVAQSSLTLFAMILGGLLLLLLIPIVISRGGDLFGGFKGFKRKGRIKLSQTATGSRKPQIKIK from the coding sequence ATGAAAAAGAATCCCCTTCGCCTCATTCTAAACTTTATCCTGGCCGGATTTCTCGCTATGTTCCTTACGCCGATGGCTTTCGCGCAGGACGATCTCCAGATCCGCATCACACAGGTGGATAATTCCAAATTCCCGAACGTGACCGTCTATGTTTCGGTGACGAACTCCGCTGGTGAGCCGGTGGGCGTGGATCCCACGTCCATCCAAATTTCCGAGAACGGCGAGCCGATGCAGTCGGTGGATATCCGCGGTGGCGGGGAAAGCGGGGAAGGGCAGGCAGACCCTTTGACCACCATGTTGGTGATCGACATCTCCGGCAGCATGGATAAAAACGGCAAACTCGATGCCGCAAAAGACGCCGCCAAGGCCTACGTGACGCAAATGCGCGCAGGTGACCAGGCCGGGTTGATCACCTTCGATACCAAGACCTATTACGTCCAGCAGGTTACGACCGATAACGCTGCGATGATCGCTGCCATTGATGGACTGGTCACCGGCGGCGATACCAGCATGTATGACGCCTTGATCGAAGCGGAAACCGCCCTCGCAGGCATCGAAGGGCGCAAAGCCATCATCGTCCTCGCGGACGGACTGGATAATCACAGCGCTGCCACGCCCGACGATGTCATCGCGGCGATCGGCCCGAGCGGGTTGACCATCTCCACCATCGGCTTTGGCGATCCCGGCACTTCTGCTCAAGCGGGATTGGATGAACCAGCCATGAAATTCCTGGCGGAAAAATCAGGCGGCCTGTACAGTTTCGCCAACGATCCGCAGGCGTTGACGGCATTATATGAACAGTACGGCCGCGCGTTGCAAAGCGAATACGCCCTAACTTACGGTTCCCCGTCCACCTTGCGCGACGGCGTGAATCGTGATTTGACAGTGTCGATCTCGTCTGTCGGTGTCTCCACCGAAGGGAACTACAATCCGGGCGGCGTCCTGCCGGAAGTGGCTCAAAGCTCGTTGACGTTGTTCGCCATGATCCTTGGCGGCTTGCTTCTGCTGTTGTTGATTCCCATCGTCATCTCACGCGGAGGCGACCTCTTCGGCGGTTTTAAAGGATTTAAACGTAAGGGAAGGATCAAGCTGTCTCAAACCGCAACGGGAAGCAGGAAGCCACAAATCAAAATTAAATAA
- a CDS encoding EsaB/YukD family protein, whose protein sequence is MSDIPVTLVLPSGGTRTAEVPDDVVVKDLIPELTTSLELPTTGPDGRPMSYRLDSKALGRELKETETLSQAGIPQNDRLMMTADVTAG, encoded by the coding sequence ATGTCCGATATACCTGTCACCCTGGTTCTACCCTCCGGGGGCACCCGCACTGCCGAGGTTCCCGATGATGTAGTCGTGAAGGATCTTATTCCGGAATTGACCACGTCCCTGGAACTGCCCACCACCGGACCCGATGGAAGACCGATGTCCTATCGGTTGGACAGCAAGGCACTTGGTCGCGAACTGAAGGAGACCGAAACGCTCTCCCAGGCGGGAATCCCGCAAAACGACCGGTTGATGATGACGGCCGACGTAACCGCCGGTTGA
- a CDS encoding FHA domain-containing protein, translated as MSRRMRTYFYAVLGAIGGLIGWQVSDNLGLSIVANLYLSEVLVGGLIGLVIGLFIGITEGLLTQNLVQASKSGLFCAFLGALAGGIGLPLGEFLFQAVGAGILGRALGWAVFGLMLGLAEGITGKSQAWKGMLGGLIGGALGGVLLESAHNWLADPLTGKAAGLVFLGASVGAFISLIVVLLARAWLEVTSGKLKGTEFILDKFMRSGHPAVAIGSSPLKSEIVLPDPDIAPQHAMLTGDGRSFTLKDMSLAGTYINGKKIQATHLSNGQKIRMGNTEMVYHEKR; from the coding sequence ATGAGTAGAAGAATGCGAACCTATTTTTATGCAGTTCTCGGCGCTATCGGCGGCTTGATCGGTTGGCAGGTCAGCGACAACCTCGGGCTTTCAATCGTCGCAAATCTATACCTGAGCGAAGTTCTTGTCGGGGGATTGATCGGCCTGGTCATCGGTTTGTTCATCGGCATCACCGAAGGCTTGCTCACCCAAAACCTGGTGCAGGCGTCAAAGTCCGGTCTTTTTTGCGCGTTTCTTGGCGCTCTTGCCGGGGGCATCGGGCTTCCGCTCGGTGAATTTCTCTTTCAGGCAGTCGGTGCGGGCATCCTGGGCCGCGCACTCGGCTGGGCGGTCTTCGGGTTGATGCTTGGTCTCGCCGAAGGCATCACTGGCAAAAGTCAGGCGTGGAAGGGAATGTTGGGCGGTCTGATCGGCGGCGCACTCGGCGGTGTATTGCTCGAAAGCGCGCACAATTGGCTTGCCGATCCGCTCACCGGCAAAGCTGCTGGTCTCGTATTTCTGGGCGCATCGGTCGGGGCATTTATTTCCCTCATCGTTGTACTGCTTGCGCGCGCCTGGCTCGAAGTCACTTCTGGCAAACTCAAAGGCACCGAGTTCATCCTCGATAAATTTATGCGCTCCGGTCATCCTGCGGTCGCCATTGGGAGTTCTCCGCTCAAATCCGAGATTGTCCTGCCCGATCCCGACATCGCCCCGCAACATGCTATGTTGACGGGGGATGGCAGAAGCTTCACGCTGAAGGATATGAGTTTGGCGGGCACATACATAAACGGAAAAAAGATTCAGGCCACGCATCTCTCGAATGGGCAAAAGATACGCATGGGCAACACCGAGATGGTCTACCATGAAAAGAGGTAG